One segment of Vibrio mimicus DNA contains the following:
- a CDS encoding ammonium transporter yields MELSVTVTELRYALDTFFFLISGALVMWMAAGFAMLEAGLVRSKNTTEILTKNFVLYAIACTTYLIVGYNIMYVDNTEGGWLPSLGALIGSQADGADHSLESDFFFQVVFVATAMSVVSGAVAERMKLWAFLIFSAILTAFIYPMEGYWTWGGGFLSAAGFSDFAGSGIVHLAGASAALAGVLLLGARKGKYGKNGEIYPIPGSNMPLATLGTFILWFGWFGFNGGSQLMVSDFENATSVGKIFLNTNAAAAAGAIAALLVCKTTWGKADLTMVLNGALAGLVAITADPLSPSPLYAVAIGVVAGALVVFSIIALDKLRIDDPVGAISVHGVCGFFGLMVVPLSNADATFGAQLLGAVVIFAWVFGASLLVWGVLKATMGIRVSEEEEMEGMDMHDCGVGAYPEFVTVK; encoded by the coding sequence ATGGAATTATCAGTCACTGTTACCGAGTTGCGTTACGCACTCGACACCTTTTTCTTCCTGATTTCAGGAGCTCTAGTCATGTGGATGGCAGCAGGGTTTGCCATGCTGGAAGCGGGTTTGGTTCGCTCAAAGAACACCACAGAAATTTTGACGAAAAACTTTGTTCTGTACGCGATTGCGTGTACCACTTATTTAATCGTTGGTTACAACATCATGTATGTCGATAACACGGAAGGTGGCTGGTTGCCTTCACTTGGTGCGCTGATTGGCTCACAAGCGGATGGTGCCGATCACTCTCTGGAATCAGATTTCTTCTTCCAAGTTGTGTTTGTTGCAACCGCGATGTCAGTGGTTTCTGGTGCAGTGGCTGAGCGCATGAAACTCTGGGCCTTCTTGATTTTTTCTGCCATCTTGACCGCTTTCATCTACCCAATGGAAGGCTACTGGACTTGGGGTGGTGGTTTCCTTTCTGCGGCAGGCTTTAGCGATTTTGCTGGTTCAGGCATCGTACACTTAGCAGGCGCTTCTGCTGCGTTAGCGGGCGTACTGCTACTGGGGGCTCGCAAAGGTAAATACGGCAAAAATGGCGAAATTTACCCAATCCCAGGTTCAAACATGCCATTAGCAACCTTAGGTACCTTTATCTTGTGGTTCGGCTGGTTTGGTTTTAACGGCGGCTCACAACTGATGGTATCGGATTTTGAAAATGCCACTTCAGTGGGCAAGATTTTCCTCAATACCAATGCGGCTGCGGCTGCGGGGGCTATCGCTGCGCTACTCGTGTGTAAAACCACTTGGGGTAAAGCGGATCTCACCATGGTACTCAATGGTGCATTAGCGGGGTTGGTGGCGATTACTGCGGATCCTCTATCACCTTCACCACTTTACGCGGTAGCAATTGGTGTGGTTGCAGGTGCACTGGTAGTGTTTAGCATCATCGCTCTCGATAAACTGAGAATTGATGATCCTGTTGGTGCAATCTCAGTACATGGTGTGTGTGGTTTCTTCGGTCTGATGGTGGTGCCACTCAGCAATGCCGATGCAACGTTTGGTGCGCAATTGCTGGGAGCTGTGGTGATCTTCGCATGGGTGTTTGGTGCAAGCCTGCTGGTTTGGGGTGTACTCAAAGCAACCATGGGGATCCGCGTTTCTGAAGAAGAAGAAATGGAAGGGATGGACATGCACGATTGTGGTGTCGGAGCTTACCCTGAATTTGTGACTGTGAAGTAA
- the mrcB gene encoding penicillin-binding protein 1B: MTRKSSNKPRTRKARSGKSASSSKLRVWLGRIWGISWKMALALAAVLIFIGIYLDSMIKQRFEGQLFDLPTVVYARILTLEPGNGLSLQELRNELDVLNYRKVAQPRFPGEYSSSSTRIELIRRPFEFADGPEPDRRVMLTFDGSGLNKIESLEQKRELGYLRLEPKLMGMLEKDSPEQRLFLRREQFPEVLVDALLVTEDRDFYQHDGVSPMAIGRAMVVNLKAGRTVQGGSTLTQQLAKNIFLSSDRTLWRKLREAYMALIIDYRYSKDRILEAYLNEVYLGQSGADAIHGFGLASRLYFGQPLQELRIDQLALLVGMVKGPSYYNPMRFAERARERRDLVLKLMMEHDILTAQEYQQAVTRPLDVQKTAQIAGRQPAYFQQVSIELKEKLGDKFKADSGLRVFTSLDPVSQSKLEQAIHDQIPQLAKTAGKDLEAAAIAVDRHSGEIRAMVGGKRTGYDGFNRVLNASRQIGSLVKPAVYLTALTHPDQYNLATTLEDKPITLKGSEGTAWTPRNYDRKYRGEVPLYLALAQSLNVPTVALGMKLGIDQVSATLGKLGVNRDEIRPVPSMLLGSFSLTPYQVAQMYQTLTNSGKKAPLSALRSVLDLEGNVLYESLPKVSQAVDQQAAWLTTYAMKQGVQEGTGRYLNAQFSSAVLAGKTGTTNDNRDSWFVGVDGREVTTIWLGRDDNQPTKLTGASGALRVYAQYLKYRIPERLQLPWPEGITTFGFAKQAQGGLTLDCDNAFKLPIWDNQQQLKQQCDNRPTEWLKKLFPW, encoded by the coding sequence ATGACACGAAAAAGTAGTAACAAGCCGCGCACCCGCAAAGCGCGCAGTGGCAAAAGTGCCTCCTCCTCCAAGCTGCGAGTTTGGCTCGGGAGGATTTGGGGCATCAGTTGGAAAATGGCACTGGCGCTAGCAGCCGTGTTGATTTTTATTGGTATTTATCTCGATTCGATGATCAAACAGCGCTTTGAAGGGCAGTTGTTTGATTTGCCAACCGTGGTGTATGCGCGCATTTTGACGCTTGAGCCGGGCAACGGCCTGAGTTTGCAGGAACTGCGTAATGAGCTCGATGTCCTCAATTACCGCAAAGTGGCACAACCCCGTTTTCCCGGCGAATACTCTTCTTCTTCAACGCGGATTGAGTTAATCCGTCGTCCGTTTGAGTTCGCCGATGGCCCAGAGCCGGATCGTCGCGTCATGCTTACTTTTGATGGCAGTGGTTTGAACAAAATCGAATCATTAGAGCAAAAACGTGAGCTAGGCTATCTGCGGTTAGAGCCGAAGTTGATGGGGATGTTGGAAAAAGACTCACCGGAGCAGCGACTTTTCTTACGCCGTGAACAGTTCCCTGAAGTGCTAGTGGATGCGCTATTGGTGACCGAAGATCGTGACTTTTACCAGCATGATGGCGTATCTCCGATGGCGATTGGCCGTGCTATGGTGGTTAACCTTAAAGCCGGGCGCACGGTTCAAGGGGGAAGTACCTTAACTCAGCAGCTTGCCAAGAATATTTTCCTTTCTAGCGATCGCACCTTGTGGCGTAAGTTGCGCGAAGCGTATATGGCACTGATCATCGATTATCGCTACAGCAAAGATCGCATTCTTGAAGCCTATCTCAATGAAGTTTACTTAGGTCAAAGTGGGGCGGATGCGATCCACGGTTTTGGTTTGGCTTCAAGGCTCTATTTTGGTCAGCCGCTGCAAGAGCTACGGATTGATCAATTGGCATTATTGGTTGGCATGGTTAAAGGGCCTTCTTATTACAACCCTATGCGTTTTGCCGAGCGCGCTCGTGAGCGACGCGATCTGGTGCTCAAGTTGATGATGGAGCACGATATTCTGACCGCGCAAGAGTACCAACAGGCGGTGACTCGTCCGTTAGATGTGCAGAAAACTGCGCAAATTGCCGGTCGTCAGCCTGCTTATTTCCAACAAGTCTCGATTGAGCTAAAAGAAAAACTGGGTGACAAATTCAAAGCCGACTCTGGGTTGCGAGTGTTTACTTCGCTCGATCCGGTTTCGCAGTCCAAACTGGAGCAAGCGATCCACGATCAGATCCCGCAATTAGCGAAAACCGCAGGCAAAGATCTCGAAGCTGCGGCGATTGCGGTAGATCGTCACAGTGGGGAAATACGCGCCATGGTTGGCGGTAAGCGCACGGGTTACGATGGTTTTAACCGTGTGCTTAATGCCAGCCGACAAATCGGATCTCTGGTCAAGCCTGCGGTCTATCTCACGGCGCTAACTCATCCGGATCAATACAATCTGGCCACGACACTGGAAGATAAACCGATCACTTTAAAAGGCAGTGAAGGCACAGCGTGGACACCGAGAAACTACGATCGAAAATACCGTGGTGAGGTGCCACTTTATTTGGCGCTCGCTCAATCACTCAATGTGCCGACCGTGGCTTTGGGGATGAAACTTGGGATTGATCAAGTCTCAGCAACCTTGGGTAAGCTCGGCGTGAATCGCGACGAAATTCGCCCTGTCCCTTCGATGTTGCTTGGTTCATTCTCACTCACGCCATATCAAGTGGCGCAGATGTACCAAACGTTGACCAATTCCGGCAAAAAAGCCCCGCTGTCAGCGCTACGTTCTGTGCTCGATTTGGAAGGCAATGTGCTGTATGAATCCCTACCGAAAGTGTCACAAGCGGTCGATCAACAAGCAGCATGGCTCACCACTTATGCCATGAAACAAGGTGTACAAGAAGGCACTGGACGTTACTTGAATGCACAATTCAGCAGTGCTGTGTTGGCGGGAAAAACCGGTACTACCAACGATAACCGAGACAGTTGGTTTGTTGGGGTGGATGGCCGCGAAGTGACCACGATTTGGCTTGGCCGTGATGATAACCAACCGACCAAGCTCACAGGAGCAAGTGGTGCGTTGCGGGTATATGCTCAGTATTTGAAATACCGAATTCCTGAGCGATTACAGTTGCCGTGGCCGGAGGGGATCACCACTTTCGGATTTGCGAAACAAGCTCAAGGTGGATTAACGCTCGATTGTGATAACGCTTTTAAACTGCCAATCTGGGATAATCAGCAGCAGTTAAAACAGCAGTGTGATAATCGCCCGACGGAATGGCTTAAAAAGCTCTTTCCATGGTAG
- the acnB gene encoding bifunctional aconitate hydratase 2/2-methylisocitrate dehydratase, whose amino-acid sequence MLEAYRKHVAERAAEGVVPKPLDAEQVAGLVELLKNPPQGEEAFILDLLENRIPPGVDEAAYVKAGFLTAVTKGQVASPLVSREKAAELLGTMQGGYNIEPLIDLLDDSALAPIAAKALSHTLLMFDNFYDVEEKAKAGNSFAKQVLQSWADAEWFLSKPALAEKVTLTVFKVTGETNTDDLSPAPDAWSRPDIPVHALAMLKNARDGIEPDVPGKVGPIKQIEALKTKGHQLVYVGDVVGTGSSRKSATNSVLWFMGDDIPNVPNKRTGGYVLGGKIAPIFFNTMEDAGALPIEVDVSKLNMGDVIDVYPFEGKVCNHETGEVLATFKLKTDVLYDEVRAGGRIPLIVGRGLTDKARHALGLEASKEFRRPVAVADNGKGYTLAQKMVGKACGVQGIRPGTYCEPKMTTVGSQDTTGPMTRDELKDLACLGFSADLVMQSFCHTSAYPKPVDVQTHHTLPDFIMNRGGVSLRPGDGVIHSWLNRMLLPDTVGTGGDSHTRFPLGISFPAGSGLVAFAAATGVMPLDMPESILVRFKGKMQPGITLRDLVHAIPYYGIKQGLLTVEKAGKINEFSGRILEIEGVEHLTVEQAFELSDASAERSAAGCTVKLSQASIEEYLNSNIVMLKWMIAEGYGDRRTIERRIKAMETWLATPALMEADKDAEYAHVIEIDLAEIKEPILCAPNDPDDARLLSECAGETINEVFIGSCMTNIGHFRAAGKLLDKFNGQLNTRLWVAPPTKMDRDQLTEEGYYGIFGRAGVRIETPGCSLCMGNQARVADKATVMSTSTRNFPNRLGTGANVYLSSAELAAVGAILGRIPSVAEYMEYAKQIDAAAADTYRYLNFHRMGQYTSKADSVIFQEPA is encoded by the coding sequence GTGCTTGAAGCCTACCGTAAACACGTCGCAGAGCGTGCCGCTGAAGGAGTTGTACCTAAACCCCTAGATGCAGAGCAAGTCGCAGGACTTGTAGAACTTCTGAAAAATCCCCCACAAGGTGAAGAAGCTTTTATTCTTGACCTACTTGAAAATCGAATTCCTCCTGGTGTCGATGAAGCGGCTTATGTGAAAGCGGGTTTCTTGACTGCCGTAACCAAAGGACAAGTCGCTTCTCCTTTGGTGAGTCGTGAGAAAGCGGCTGAGCTGCTGGGTACGATGCAAGGCGGTTACAACATCGAACCTTTGATTGATTTGCTTGATGATAGCGCGTTGGCACCAATCGCTGCGAAAGCGCTGTCTCATACGCTATTGATGTTTGATAACTTCTACGATGTAGAAGAGAAAGCCAAAGCGGGTAACTCATTCGCCAAGCAAGTGCTGCAATCTTGGGCTGATGCAGAATGGTTCTTGTCTAAGCCAGCACTGGCTGAGAAAGTCACCTTAACTGTGTTTAAAGTGACAGGTGAGACTAACACGGACGATCTTTCTCCTGCTCCTGATGCATGGTCACGTCCTGATATTCCTGTGCATGCGTTAGCCATGCTCAAAAACGCTCGTGATGGCATTGAACCGGATGTTCCGGGCAAAGTTGGCCCGATCAAACAGATCGAAGCTCTCAAAACTAAAGGTCACCAACTGGTTTATGTGGGTGACGTTGTGGGTACTGGTTCATCACGTAAATCGGCAACTAACTCAGTGCTGTGGTTTATGGGTGACGACATTCCTAACGTGCCAAACAAACGCACAGGTGGTTATGTTCTGGGCGGTAAAATTGCCCCGATCTTCTTCAACACGATGGAAGATGCTGGTGCACTGCCGATCGAAGTGGATGTTTCCAAGCTCAATATGGGCGATGTGATCGACGTTTACCCATTTGAAGGCAAAGTGTGTAACCACGAGACTGGTGAAGTACTTGCGACTTTCAAACTGAAAACCGATGTGCTGTACGATGAAGTACGTGCAGGCGGCCGTATTCCACTGATCGTTGGACGCGGTTTAACCGATAAAGCGCGTCACGCGTTAGGTTTGGAAGCCTCAAAAGAATTCCGTCGCCCAGTTGCGGTTGCGGATAACGGTAAAGGCTACACGCTTGCACAAAAAATGGTGGGTAAAGCGTGTGGCGTGCAAGGTATTCGTCCGGGTACTTACTGTGAACCTAAGATGACCACTGTGGGTTCGCAAGATACCACAGGCCCAATGACGCGTGATGAACTGAAAGATTTGGCGTGTCTTGGCTTCTCTGCTGACTTAGTGATGCAGTCTTTCTGTCACACGTCTGCTTATCCAAAACCGGTTGACGTTCAAACTCACCACACCCTGCCTGATTTCATCATGAACCGCGGTGGTGTATCGCTGCGTCCTGGTGATGGTGTTATCCACTCATGGCTAAACCGCATGCTGCTCCCTGATACTGTTGGTACAGGTGGTGACTCGCATACTCGTTTCCCATTGGGTATTTCTTTCCCAGCGGGTTCTGGTTTGGTGGCGTTTGCGGCAGCGACTGGCGTGATGCCACTGGATATGCCGGAATCTATTCTGGTTCGCTTCAAAGGCAAAATGCAGCCGGGAATCACTCTGCGTGATCTGGTGCATGCTATCCCTTACTACGGCATCAAACAAGGTCTGCTCACGGTAGAAAAAGCTGGCAAGATCAACGAATTCTCTGGCCGTATTCTGGAGATCGAAGGGGTTGAACACCTGACGGTTGAGCAAGCCTTTGAACTTTCAGATGCTTCTGCAGAACGTTCTGCGGCAGGTTGTACCGTGAAGCTTTCACAAGCGTCGATTGAAGAGTACCTCAACTCGAACATCGTGATGCTGAAGTGGATGATTGCTGAAGGTTATGGCGATCGCCGTACTATTGAGCGTCGTATCAAGGCAATGGAAACTTGGTTGGCAACGCCAGCATTGATGGAAGCGGACAAAGATGCGGAATACGCGCATGTGATTGAAATTGATCTCGCAGAAATCAAAGAGCCTATCCTGTGTGCACCAAACGATCCGGATGATGCACGTCTGCTCTCTGAGTGCGCGGGTGAAACGATCAATGAAGTCTTCATTGGATCTTGTATGACCAACATTGGTCACTTCCGTGCAGCCGGTAAACTGCTTGATAAATTCAACGGTCAGTTGAACACACGCTTATGGGTGGCTCCGCCAACCAAGATGGATCGTGACCAACTGACTGAAGAAGGCTACTACGGTATTTTCGGTCGCGCTGGAGTGCGTATTGAAACTCCGGGATGTTCGCTGTGTATGGGGAACCAAGCGCGTGTCGCTGACAAAGCGACGGTGATGTCAACTTCAACACGTAACTTCCCGAACCGTTTGGGTACAGGTGCTAACGTTTACCTTTCTTCTGCTGAATTAGCGGCAGTTGGGGCGATTCTGGGCCGTATCCCAAGCGTGGCAGAGTACATGGAATATGCGAAGCAGATTGATGCTGCGGCAGCGGATACTTACCGCTACCTCAACTTCCATCGTATGGGTCAATACACCAGCAAAGCAGATTCAGTGATCTTCCAAGAACCGGCATAA
- a CDS encoding patatin-like phospholipase family protein, with protein MRWAVSFSVMVGVLFAPLVLAQEANAPVVKRPKIALVLAGGGAKGAAHMGVLRALEELHVPVDIITGTSMGAYVGGLYATGMSAEEIESLIYSVDWNSGYRDRVDRSQRRVRDKEYEDRYQITTDLGLHWGEVRAPKGVVQGQNMLRMLRESTGNLPAFDSFDQLVIPYRAVATDIIHLQEVVLDKGFLVDAMMASMSVPGALPPYEIDGLWLVDGGVTNNMPVDIARAMGADIIIAVDISTDYKSQEDFTNLFSVADQLSNYLVRRSTEKQSDNLTEHDLLLRPQVGKMETTEFDKMPDAFAMGYQVAMENQAFFKKIALSSAQYQEYIDEKEERRKTLRYGDKVNVDEIVLHNATHYSDKLLLNRLNLDPNQKLSTEEIEASVENLYALDRFELVRYQYEQQGEDDQLVVDVREKSWGPNYVNFRFFLEDDFTTNSQYALGISTNFTDINPHGAELTLNMDIGTDKLLEAELYSPFLSGQKTFTTASLLYSNETRNAPLSGFDDTSLSATENYLPVTYSEWVAEVALGYQIELWREVKLGVRYSQGNGEASSLPVFGDFDFERSGVFFDYRHDTLDDFSLPQQGVYFDLEYLLSRDSFDGSNPVSDETSSSDTVSEFSGKLIAAHTISRHTLVANLDMGVVKSKHSSTPIDPKSIGGFLNLSGIPRNSLIGQNKVYGNLVYRYRWFDNDFGMFTSPVYLGASIEYGGVWSDPDIRLQDAPLYGAGSIFAGVNSPIGPIMFGYGRTEQNYDSVYFIIGTTFK; from the coding sequence ATGAGATGGGCAGTGTCGTTCAGCGTAATGGTCGGGGTGTTGTTTGCCCCATTGGTGTTAGCACAAGAGGCTAATGCTCCGGTTGTTAAGCGCCCTAAAATCGCGTTAGTGCTCGCGGGCGGCGGTGCGAAAGGTGCGGCGCATATGGGCGTACTGAGAGCGCTAGAAGAGCTGCATGTTCCCGTTGATATCATTACTGGTACCAGCATGGGCGCTTATGTTGGCGGCTTGTATGCCACTGGGATGAGTGCCGAGGAAATCGAGTCACTGATTTACAGTGTGGATTGGAATAGCGGTTATCGCGATCGTGTCGATCGTAGCCAGCGCCGAGTACGCGACAAAGAGTACGAAGATCGTTATCAGATCACTACTGACCTTGGCCTACATTGGGGGGAGGTTCGCGCGCCCAAAGGCGTGGTTCAGGGACAAAACATGCTGCGTATGCTACGCGAAAGCACGGGGAATTTGCCTGCTTTTGACTCCTTTGACCAACTGGTGATCCCATATCGTGCGGTGGCGACCGATATTATCCATCTGCAAGAAGTCGTGCTTGATAAAGGCTTTTTAGTGGATGCGATGATGGCCAGTATGTCAGTGCCAGGGGCGTTGCCTCCTTACGAGATTGATGGTTTATGGTTGGTGGACGGAGGTGTCACCAACAATATGCCAGTGGATATCGCTCGTGCGATGGGAGCCGATATTATCATCGCGGTAGACATCAGTACTGATTACAAATCCCAAGAAGATTTCACTAACCTGTTTAGCGTGGCGGATCAACTGTCCAACTATTTAGTGCGTCGTAGCACCGAAAAGCAGAGTGACAACCTGACTGAGCACGATCTGCTGTTGCGTCCTCAGGTCGGAAAAATGGAAACCACTGAGTTTGATAAAATGCCCGATGCTTTTGCGATGGGCTATCAGGTCGCGATGGAAAATCAGGCATTCTTTAAGAAGATCGCCTTGAGTTCGGCGCAATATCAAGAATACATTGATGAGAAAGAAGAGCGCCGCAAAACATTACGTTATGGTGACAAGGTTAATGTTGATGAGATCGTTCTACACAATGCCACTCACTACAGTGATAAATTACTACTCAATCGCTTAAACCTAGATCCCAACCAAAAACTCAGCACAGAAGAAATCGAAGCCAGTGTCGAAAACTTATACGCGTTAGATCGGTTTGAACTAGTGCGTTATCAATATGAGCAGCAAGGGGAAGACGATCAATTAGTGGTCGATGTGCGCGAAAAGTCGTGGGGGCCGAATTACGTTAACTTTCGCTTCTTTCTGGAAGATGATTTCACAACCAATAGCCAATATGCACTGGGTATTTCTACCAATTTCACTGATATCAATCCGCATGGCGCTGAGTTGACGCTGAATATGGATATTGGAACAGATAAGCTGTTGGAAGCGGAGCTGTACTCCCCGTTTTTATCTGGGCAGAAAACCTTTACTACCGCTTCGCTGCTCTACAGTAATGAAACGCGCAATGCTCCCTTAAGTGGTTTTGATGATACGTCATTGAGTGCTACCGAAAACTATCTACCTGTGACTTATTCGGAGTGGGTTGCGGAAGTGGCATTGGGATATCAAATAGAGTTATGGCGAGAAGTAAAACTTGGAGTCCGATACAGCCAAGGTAATGGTGAAGCTTCGTCCTTGCCTGTGTTTGGCGATTTTGATTTTGAGCGCAGTGGTGTCTTTTTTGATTACCGGCATGACACCTTGGATGATTTTAGTTTGCCTCAGCAAGGGGTTTACTTTGATTTGGAATACCTACTTTCTAGAGATAGTTTTGATGGGAGTAATCCAGTATCGGATGAAACCAGCAGTTCAGATACTGTGTCTGAATTTTCCGGCAAGTTAATCGCAGCGCACACCATTTCTCGCCATACTTTAGTCGCAAATCTGGATATGGGGGTCGTGAAAAGTAAGCACTCGTCCACCCCGATTGATCCGAAAAGTATTGGCGGATTTCTCAATTTATCGGGCATACCCCGTAATAGCCTGATTGGCCAAAACAAGGTGTACGGAAATCTGGTTTATCGTTATCGTTGGTTTGACAATGACTTTGGAATGTTCACTTCTCCCGTCTATCTAGGGGCATCCATTGAGTATGGTGGTGTATGGTCAGATCCCGATATTCGCTTGCAAGATGCTCCACTCTATGGCGCAGGCTCGATCTTTGCGGGAGTGAATTCGCCTATCGGACCGATCATGTTTGGTTATGGGCGTACCGAGCAGAACTATGATTCAGTCTATTTTATTATTGGTACTACCTTTAAATAG
- the glnK gene encoding P-II family nitrogen regulator produces MKLINAIIKPFKLDDVREALADVGIEGMTVSEVKGFGRQKGHTELYRGAEYQVDFLPKVKIEIATQSDNVDRVVEAIIKAAHTGKIGDGKIFVYDLSQAVRIRTGEMDSEAL; encoded by the coding sequence ATGAAACTGATTAACGCAATCATTAAACCATTCAAGTTGGATGATGTTCGTGAAGCGCTGGCGGATGTAGGTATAGAGGGAATGACGGTTTCTGAGGTGAAAGGCTTCGGGCGTCAGAAAGGACACACAGAGCTATACCGCGGTGCGGAATATCAAGTCGACTTTCTACCCAAAGTAAAAATTGAAATCGCTACGCAAAGCGACAATGTGGATCGTGTGGTGGAAGCGATCATCAAGGCCGCACACACCGGAAAAATTGGTGACGGCAAAATCTTTGTCTATGACCTTAGCCAAGCGGTGCGTATCCGTACTGGCGAAATGGATTCAGAAGCCCTTTAA
- a CDS encoding YacL family protein, with protein MEFEFIKNTLLGEYSVRCSMEHQIVGRWLQEEIGQDQAKLKQVLALIEQAEQSPAQEFLWTGREISLLIHGDEITVQDNALAYETEHELETDFSLYDSESIAACGREDFVALLTQWQSFVLSNGRV; from the coding sequence ATGGAGTTTGAATTTATTAAAAATACCTTACTTGGTGAGTATTCGGTGCGATGCAGTATGGAGCATCAAATCGTTGGGCGTTGGCTGCAAGAAGAGATTGGCCAAGATCAGGCTAAGCTCAAGCAAGTTTTAGCGCTTATCGAGCAAGCGGAACAGTCGCCAGCCCAAGAATTCTTGTGGACTGGGCGTGAAATTTCTCTGCTTATACACGGGGATGAGATCACAGTGCAAGATAATGCACTGGCTTATGAGACGGAACATGAGTTAGAAACAGATTTCTCTCTGTATGACAGCGAAAGCATTGCGGCTTGTGGGCGAGAGGATTTCGTTGCTTTACTGACGCAGTGGCAAAGTTTTGTGCTAAGCAATGGTAGGGTTTAA